A section of the Chelmon rostratus isolate fCheRos1 chromosome 16, fCheRos1.pri, whole genome shotgun sequence genome encodes:
- the lrrc71 gene encoding leucine-rich repeat-containing protein 71 — MSRKRQKEKTEKTNAEDETSRNAGQTLNEKLSAQTFDEYQCSGNVEIDFPGLCALLDMKDIPAVSTKQPASSTAETEGGDTEDGRSQINAAPFWSKPCLQVELEIEDPISVKNLKISGWRVDEQIARVLQKMLVSLSKLQSIQFWQAGLTDRMVISLMNTISLCSNLKAVTLEGNPLPEQSYHLLLSEDSTLTHLSLRNNRIGDEGARLIGLALSTARSANKNLLSLNLAFNSIGNAGAAHIAQGLRLNRALLCLSLSNNQIGDLGAAHLAEILSEFALTHEEVVERRKLLLEKTQASSLRVDSDHSLAGQLSSVPSSTSLSVSKGENKGKKKEALKKDEKPAANKENPKSNKRSSDMKVPQSKGSKLGSKEKLSPQEDKSGTALNEEVEAVEIVNPLLDESVQHRDGELFLPGNKTLTSLNLAGNRITEKSLPLFLTPLEMQGEGGGLLRLCLQRNRFPAECEIYVKIKERMTLTDPLKQTISEQTEEEGRGP; from the exons ATGTctagaaagagacaaaaagagaaaacagagaagacgAATGCTGAGGATGAGACCTCGAGAAATGCAG gACAGACTCTGAATGAAAAACTCTCTGCTCAGACCTTTG ATGAATATCAGTGCTCAGGCAATGTGGAGATTGACTTCCCTGGGCTTTGTGCTCTTCTGGACATGAAGGATATCCCAGCTGTCAGCACCAAGCAACCAGCATCCTCCACTGCTGAAACTGAAGGAGGGGACACAG AGGACGGCAGGTCACAGATAAATGCTGCACCTTTCTGGTCTAAGCCTTGCCTCCAAGTGGAGCTGGAGATTGAAGACCCCATCAGTGTCAAGAACCTGAAGATTTCTG GATGGAGGGTAGATGAGCAGATTGCCAGAGTGCTGCAGAAGATGCTTGTCTCCTTGAGCAAGCTACAGAGCATTCA GTTTTGGCAGGCTGGACTAACAGATCGAATGGTAATCTCCCTCATGAACACAATATCGCTGTGCTCCAACCTCAA agcGGTGACACTGGAGGGCAACCCTCTTCCGGAGCAGAGCTACCACCTTCTCCTCTCTGAAGACAGCAC GCTCACTCACTTGTCCCTGAGAAATAACCGGATAGGAGACGAGGGTGCTCGACTAATTGGTTTGGCTCTCTCCACTGCAAGATCTGCCAACAAGAACCTCTTGTCTCTCAATCTGGCATTCAATTCGATTGGTAATGCAGGTGCTGCACACATTGCACAG GGCCTGCGGCTGAATCGCGCTTTGCTCTGTCTCTCGCTGTCCAACAATCAGATTGGAGACTTAGGAGCTGCTCATCTGGCGGAG ATACTTAGTGAGTTTGCTCTAACTCATGAAGAAGttgtggagaggaggaagctgctTCTGGAAAAAACTCAGGCC TCATCTCTTAGGGTCGATTCCGACCATTCGCTTGCTGGCCAGCTTTCCTCAGTACCCAGCAGCACTTCACTGAGCGTCAGCAAAGGGGagaacaaaggcaaaaaaaag GAAGCAttgaaaaaagatgagaaaccGGCTGCCAACAAAGAGAACCCAAAATCTAACAAGAGAT CTTCTGATATGAAGGTGCCTCAGAGTAAAGGCAGCAAGCTGGGAAGCAAAGAGAAACTGTCTCCACAGGAG gataAATCAGGTACTGCCCTGAATGAg GAGGTGGAGGCAGTGGAGATAGTGAACCCCCTGCTGGACGAGTCGGTGCAGCACAGGGACGGTGAGCTTTTTCTGCCTGGAAACAAGACTCTCACCTCCCTTAACCTGGCAG gaaacAGAATTACAGAGAAGTCGCTGCCTCTGTTTCTGACGCCACTAGAGATGCAGGGCGAGGGAGGAGGCCTGCTGcgtctctgtctgcag AGGAATCGTTTCCCAGCAGAGTGTGAGATTTATGTGAAGATAAAGGAACGGATGACACTCACAGATCCCCTCAAacaaaccatctctgaacagacagaagaggagggacGGGGGCCGTAG
- the rps27.1 gene encoding 40S ribosomal protein S27.1, protein MPLAKDLLHPSPEEEKRRHKKKRLVQSPNSYFMDVKCPGCYKITTVFSHAQTVVLCVGCSTVLCQPTGGKARLTEGCSFRRKQH, encoded by the exons ATGCCA CTCGCGAAAGACTTGTTGCACCCATcccctgaggaggagaagaggaggcacAAGAAGAAGCGTCTCGTTCAGAGTCCCAACTCTTACTTTATGGATGTGAAATGTCCAG GATGCTACAAGATCACGACAGTGTTCAGCCACGCTCAGACAGTCGTGCTGTGTGTTGGCTGTTCAACAGTCCTTTGTCAGCCCACTGGAGGCAAAGCACGTCTCACAGAGG GGTGCTCATTCAGGAGGAAGCAGCACTAG